tccttccaggaGGGGACAGGGTCCCCAGGACCCGGCCCCTGGGTGGGGCAAGGAGAAAGCTCCCGATTCATATTGAATTCAGTTTCTCTGTCCAGCGGGACCCGCCCACCCTCAGGGCCGGGACAGGGCGGGTGGCAGGGGCCATTTGCATTTGGGGACTTTTTCACGTTTCctatttatgaatattaaaaagtctTTATATCAgatctatttttgaaaacttggagAAGTGGCCTCTTTGGGACCCCCAGAGCCAGAATGCGAATCCTGATCCATTAAACCGATTCTGAAACCTGCCACCTGTGTCTGTCCTCTGTGagccccagccagccctccccccccccacccccaggcctctCCTGGATCCCCTTTGGTGACAGGGAGTCAGAGACTACAGGACAAAAGAGACGGGGGTTGGGTCCTGTCTCAGCTCAGGGaatgctgtgtggccttggggaaCTCACTGCCCCTCTCTGGGCTGCAGGTTCCCCAGTGGGAACGGCGTCAGGAGGGCTGAAACCAGGGGTCTTGGAGGGTTCTTGTTCCTGTCACAGAGTGGTGGCAGGCACCCAGGGGGTCCTCGGGATGACTTTTGTGCCTCAGTTGGGTACCCGGATGAGAAGCCTGGGCGCCCACAGTCCACCCGTGTGACCTAGATCTGTCTCTGGTCGCTGCTGAGATGGAGGCTTTCCTGCTTTTGTGGCCTCCCGAGGGAAACGGGGTCAGACGGATGAGATGAGGGTCAGACCAGCCTCCGTCGAATCCCAGGTCCAACCAGGCGCGGTGGCCCACGCtgtcatcccaggggcttgggaggctgaggcaggaggatcgaaaggtggaggccggcctcagccctaagcaactcagggagaccctgtctctcaataaaatagaaaaagggctggggacggggctcaggggtcaagtgccctgggttccgtccctgGTGCCACAATGACATGAGATGGGAGGCATGAGTCCCTCTCAGCTGTCCTGTGGGTGGCTTCTCTGGGGGACCTAAATACGGACCCCCCTGTGTTTCCCAGAATAACTGCACACAGGGGTCCGTCCCCGACACTCCAAGGTGCTCACAGGAAAAGTGTCACTCTGGAGAGAGCCTGTCCTTTGGGCCCCTGTGTCAACCTGCCGAGTTGTGTCTTAAGGTCTTGGCCTTGAAAAAATGTGACTTATGACAATTTTGGTCACAATGCTGCTATTTTtttgggaatggaactcaggagcCCTTCACCACAGAGCcctgtccccaaccctttttatttttattttttttaaatttttgagatagagtctcactaagtggtcgaggctggcctccaccttgcaatcctcctgcctcagcctcccgagctgctggaatggCCGAGGTGGACCCATGGCGCCCAGTATCTGAGCCTGAGTTTCTAGAAGAATCCAGACTCAGGTGACCAGAAGGCAAAGCCACTCTCTGAACTCGACAGAAACGGGCCCAGCAGCGAGTTTATTGTGGGGTGATGAGGCCTCCCAGCCTCCCGGCCTCCCGGCCTCCCGGCCTCCCGGTCTGCAGGGGACTTTAGGGCCAGGGCTCCGTGAAGACGCACAGCAGCCGAGCCAGGAGCACCAGGCCCAGGATGGCCACGGCCCCCAGGGCCACGTCCCACCAGACCCCGGGGTAGACCCCGGTGTCCTGGATGTCCCAACCGCAGTTGCCCAGTTGGAAGCCGGTCAGGTGGCCCAGGGGACGGCCGGTGGCCGGGTCGGGGCTGGCGCAGCGCAGCTCCTCCAGGGCCTCGGGCAGGCGGTCCTCCAGCCAGAGGCGCAGGTAGGTGAGGTGGCAGTCGCAGTGCCAGGGGTTGCCGGCCACCTCCAGGGTGTGCAGCTGGGGCAGGTGGTCCAGGGCCCCCGGGGACACTGTCCTCAGGCTGTTGTTGGACAGCAGCAGGCGGCGGGTGCGGGCGGGCAGGGCGGGCAGCGTCCCCAGGCCCCGGGACCCGCAGTCCACGGACAGCCCCATGGAGGGCAGGCTGCGGCAGGCGCAGGGGACAGGACAGTCGGGCGTGGCCTCGGCCAGGGCCCAGCACAGGACAAGGACGCCCCAGGCAGCCATCAGGGCAGGCGGGCTCTGTGGGCACAGGGGACCCGCTCAGGACGGCCTGGTCACCCACACCCAGGACCAGGCCCCCACTGTCCCCCACTGGGCCTCGACGTTCCCCTCTGTGAATTGGGTGACAGAGGGCGGCCAGCTTCCATGGGGACCTTGTCCTGCTGTGGCTGTGAGTGTCCCCGTGGagcaccagggatggaacccagggccactgaACCCccgagccctgtccccagccctttttctattttatttagggacagggtctcgctgagtggcttagggctgaggctggcctccacctggcgatcctcctgcctcagcctccccagctccgAGATGGCAGGcgtgcacccccccccccgcccggcTCCGTTCCCTTTTCTGAAGCGCCACTCGTCCCTCCAAGGCCCAGGTCCCCAACAGCctgggaggagggacagggacagcCTTCTGTCTCCCTCCCGGCCCAGCGAGGACAGGCAGGGTGACAAGGGGACACTCACCTGTGGGCTTGGGTCGGGGCCCCCTCTGTGGCCTGTGCTGTCCTGGCGGAGGCTGTGGTGACAAAGCCCGGGGAGGAGGGGACAGTGGCTGCTGATTGAGTGACGGGAAGGGAAGGATGGAAATAGCCCGACTTATCTCTCACCACCAGAGGGGGACCCAGGACCTCAGGCCCGTGCCGGGGACGGAAGGGGACCCCAGGGGACTGACCGCCAGGACCTCAGGGGCTGGGCCCCCACTGggcccaggaggaggggaggcccCTGGGATGAGAGACTCCGGGTTGTTCCCGCGACTCAgtcttcctcatctgtgaaatggagccacatcccccgcccgtCCCCGTCCCTGGCCGGATCCTCTTCCAGGTGCTCGGCCCCAGGAGGCTCCCAGTGGCCGAGGTCATTGAGGAGGTCATTGACGAGGTCACGGCTCTTTGCATTGATAAAACGAGGCTGGCCTCCgattggcgatcctcctgcctcagcctcctaagccatcGTAGAGCTTTTGTCTCCTGTGATGAAAAGGATCAACATGGTCCTGCTTGTGAGGCAAGAGGCCGGCGTGTCCCCGTGCACCTCAGCGCGGGCGCTTTGACCTCTCACCCCTGCTTGTCCCCCGGGGGGGGGCACTCAGGAACCAATGGGCTCTGGTCAGAAGTGAAGAGTGTCCTTGTCCTATCTGTTGACCAACTGTCATGTCTCTTTCCCTGTATGGCAGGGACCCTGGGTCTCTGGTTAAGTGACAGCAGGTTGACTTCGCTTCTGAGAAATACCTCCAGATGATTTAGACTGGGCCCGTcctcccagaggctcgggaggctgaggcaggaggatcgcaaggtggaggccagcctctgccaaaacgaggccctgagcagctcagcgagaccctgtctctaaatgaaatagaaaaagggctggggacggggggTCAGGGATTcagtgaccctgggttccatccctgggaccccccaaaaaaaacaaacccagaaaAATCCTCCATAATTTTAAAAGGGAACTCAAAAGTATTAGGTAGGGACCTGAGATCACAGGCGACTTCCGGGGGCCTGGGGACATTGCATTGCGTTACACTCAGCTCCCTGACCCCCCTGCGCCTGTCCCCGGGGCTGGCAGGTCACTGGAGGTCCCCTGTCCCTTCTTCCATCCGGGGAACGCGCTCGCCCCCTGGTGGCCAGAGTGAGGAACTACAGGGTACTTTTCGGTGGTCCCCGGGGGCCGAGGAAGGTCAAGCGCATATTTTTGCCAGAAGGTGACACAGAGGGACATTCGTTAGAACTtcccagaaaacacttttttaatgAGTTGCAGACCATTTGAGTAATCCCACGGGAGCCCTTCTAGAAAGAGGCCAAAGTCAGGCGCGGGGGCCCAGGCCTGggatcccagaggctcgggaggctgaggcaggaggatcgcaaggtggaggccagcctcagccacttagcaaggccctgagcaactcagcgagaccctgtctctaaataaaatagaaaaagggctggggacggggctccggGGTtgaagtggctgaggctggcctccaccttgcgatcctcctgcctcagcctcctgagctgctggaatgacaggtgtgcaaCAGTGTGCCCGGCCTCCACTTAGGACCTCACTATGATCGTCCCCAATGTCACTGCAGTTGATATTTTGGGACAGTCTTGTCTgttacagcaaagaaaaaaattagtaaaaataaaggtttttaaaaaaattttacttggTCTTAGTGGATCTTTtctcatgattttcttttctttatgtggACCCCGGGGCGGAGGATTTACCATGCAGATACCTTCCTCTTGGCTTCTTAGTTGCGGAAGTTTCTGGCAACATGTCCACCACGGCTCCTTGACTGTAATGTGTCAGAGACAGTCTCCatttctaatattattattatttttttattattattattttatttctaatatttctccCCCTCctcagctcgggaggctgaggcaggaggatcgcaaggtggaggccagcctcagccacttagccaggtcctgggggttgaactcagggcccctccacccctgagccccgtccccagcccctttttctattttattgagagacagggtcttgctgagtggctcagggccttgctcagtggctgaggctggcctccaccttgcgatcctcctgcctcagcctcccgagtcactgggaggACAGGTGGGTGTCACCGGGCCCAGGTCGGTAGGGCTTCACTGTGGACTGTGGTGACAGGGAGGCAGGGACTGTGACGGGAGGTGGGGGAAGGCCCAAGGAAGGGGTGGCCTTCAGGGCCTCCTGAGTGCTGATGATGTGACCGTGGTGAGGCCGATCGTGGAGGCCGGGTGGATGGCGGTCAGGCTGACCAGCGGTGCCCACGGGCTGTGTCCGTGACCTCAGCAGGAGAGGACAAGGGGGTTGGCGAGAGCGGGGTTTGGAGAGGCCTGTCCTGGGGGTGGCCTCTGCAGGAGCTCACAGCCAGCGAGGGCCCGGTGCAGGGCGTCCAGCACAGCCGAGGGCCCAGGTGCACCTTCTGCACAGAGAGAAGAGACGGGGGAGTGGGGACACGCTGGTCCCcgtgacccctgagccccgtccccagccctttttctattttattgagagacagggtctcgctgagtggctcagggcctccctaagtggctgaggctggcctccaccttgcgatcctcctgcctcagcctcccgagtcacagGGATGATGGCCACTGTGTCCCCACGGTATTTTGAACCTTCTAAAGCCCGTTCCTGACTCCCAGGTGGATGAGGGACCACGGTGTGAGCCTTGGTTCGCTGCCAGGGCTCAGGTCTGTCCAGTGTCCTGAATGGTCCCCAGCACCCAGGGGGGACACCAGGAACCGTGGGCCAGAAGCTCCCCGTCTCTGCGGGGGTGTTCAGGACAGGAATCGTGTCACCACCGTGCAGACAGAACACTCAGGAAAGCCGGGGGctgtggcccacgcctgtcaccccagcagcttgggaggctgaggcaggaggatcgaaaggaCACGGAGGACAGGGAGTGCTGTTCGACGTCTGCCCAGTCGCTCTCCTACCCTGGGCGGGGTTCCTCCAGGCGTCCAGGGTGCTCAGCAGGATCTGCCCCAGGGCTCTTTTCGAGATGTTCTTCAAAAGAAACGGAGACAGGAGGGGATCAGACCACGGGTGGTGGGTCGTCCCTCAGCAGGTGAGTTTCTATGCAGCAACCTGGGGACGGATAAAGTGTCCCCACCCGTGGGCTGGCCTCACTGGGCTCCTCACAGACCCTTGGTGCGGAATGGAGCCTCGTGCAGGCGCCATTGCCTCAGAGATCATGtgtgcagtggcccacacctgtcatcccaggggctggggaggctgaggcaggaggatcgaaaggtggaggccagcctcagccacttagtaaggccctgagtaactcagggagaccctgtctctaaataaaatagaaaaagggctggggacggggctcaggggttgagtgacCCCGGGGTCCATGCACAGTACTGTCCCCAAACGGGGTGACAGCCTCCAGCCTGAGTGGAGGCCACATGCCGCTGCGGAGAGGACCCTGTCCCCTCTGCCGTGGGCCCACCAGGTCGAGGAGCCTCTGCAGGAGCTGCAGGACGTCGGCCAGCTTCTCCTCCAGCAGCGACAGCCGCACGCGCTCCGTCTCCACCATCTGCAGCTCCAGCCTCAGGCGCTCGTCCTCCGCCTCCTTCTGGGACTCTACCTGCGGGGACAGCGTTCACCCGGGTGTGTCGCCCCATCGTCGGAGCACCCCACAGGGTCAGTGTCCTGCCTGAGCCTTCTCCAGAGGTCCTCATGTCCAGCTCCCTCCTGCCCACGGGGCAGATCAACCCCCCAGACTCCTTTAGTTTGGCAGTGAGGCCCAGAGGAGTCAAGTGCCTGGCCCAAAGTTGCACAGCACACGTGGAACCTGATCTAAGAACTTCCGCATCTTATGTCCCATAAGATGGAGGACTCCACTGTCCCTTCTCTCTCCGtctggtttcttcttttttgaaaacaCATTTGTACGGGTGTCAGGCAAAGAAGTCCATCTGGGAGCAGGGCCCGgtggcctgtcatcccagcagctcgggaggctgaggtaggaggatctcaaggtggaggccagcctcagccacttgacccctgagccctgtccccagcccctttttctatgttacttagagacagggtctcgctgagtggctcagggcctcgctcagtgactgaggctggcctccaccttgcgatcctcctgcctcagcctcccgagccgctggggtgacaggcgtgggccaccgtgcctggctttgAGATGGGACCTTTTGCGTCACACCCGACAAATCTCAATCGAAGGAAATGGCCTCTCCTTTCTGAGTCCCGGTTTTCTCACCCGTGAGCGGGCACAGGGCCCTGGTCCTTCCCACCATGAGACACTCTAGGACTGTCCCCCCTCCGTCCCCGGGCCCTGCTGACCTCCTCCACGGGTGTCCCCAGGGCCTTCCCACCGAAGCCCTGGGCCTGCAGCTGCCCCACCAGCCTCGCGATGTGGGCCTCCAGCTCCCCCAGGCTGCAGGCGTGGTCCGTGCCACCACAGTGGCCCGCGGAGGTTTGGCAGGTCCTCGATGTCCCCTCGTCACACCTGATCAACAGGGGAGCAACGTCGTCCTTGAGACCAAGTCACCCTCTGGGCCTCTGTGTCAATTCAAGGACCCCCCAAAGGCCCCCTGTGACCTCCCCGACTCCTTCCCACCCCCCTGCACCAGCCACAGCACCCTgctccccgccccaccccccaccaaccccagggcctttgcacttgcggTTGCCACTTCCCAATGCCCTTCCCTCATGGCCTCTGAGGGCGACTCCCTCATTCCCTTCAGTGCTTTGCTCAAATGGCCCCAGCGTCCCCTGTCCCCCTCGTCCCctgctttctctgtttctgtgacAGTCCCTAAAACAAGTCCAGGACCAGAGAACAACCATCTTGCTGCTTCCTAATTTCCAGATGCCTCGAGTTTTGCACCgtcccagg
The sequence above is a segment of the Ictidomys tridecemlineatus isolate mIctTri1 chromosome 16, mIctTri1.hap1, whole genome shotgun sequence genome. Coding sequences within it:
- the Gp9 gene encoding platelet glycoprotein IX: MAAWGVLVLCWALAEATPDCPVPCACRSLPSMGLSVDCGSRGLGTLPALPARTRRLLLSNNSLRTVSPGALDHLPQLHTLEVAGNPWHCDCHLTYLRLWLEDRLPEALEELRCASPDPATGRPLGHLTGFQLGNCGWDIQDTGVYPGVWWDVALGAVAILGLVLLARLLCVFTEPWP